Proteins from one Chaetodon auriga isolate fChaAug3 chromosome 19, fChaAug3.hap1, whole genome shotgun sequence genomic window:
- the ssna1 gene encoding microtubule nucleation factor SSNA1, translating into MTQKAAALQTYNNELVKCIEDLHSKREELNRQIKQEEEEKDRLQHDIRVLSEKLSRVNESLAQRLAARATFDRTIAETEAAYTKILESSQSLLSVLKQEAGNLSKATEPRRKEH; encoded by the exons ATGACtcaaaaagctgctgctctgcagacgtACAACAACGAACTTGTCAAGT GTATTGAGGACCTGCACTCCAAACGGGAGGAGTTGAACCGGCAGAtcaagcaggaggaagaggagaaagatcGACTGCAGCACGACATCCGAGTCCTCTCGGAGAAGCTGAGCAGAGTCAACGAGAGCCTGGCACAAAGACTCGCTGCACGCGCCACCTTCGACCGCACCATCGCAGAGACCGAGGCTGCATACACCaag ATTTTGGAGAGTTCGCAGTCTCTTCTGAGCGTCCTGAAGCAGGAGGCAGGAAACCTCAGTAAAGCCACAGAGCCCCGGAGGAAGGAGCACTAA
- the tmem203 gene encoding transmembrane protein 203: MLFSLRELVQWLGFATFELFLHLLALLVFSMLVALRADMFTPTLSWWLVFVPLFAADGLSTYFTAIVSIRLYQENEKRLAVLRLLWVLTVLSLKLVCEVLLCQKLAEQEQARDLWFGLIVSPLFILLQLLMIRACRVN, translated from the coding sequence ATGCTGTTCTCTCTGAGGGAATTGGTCCAGTGGCTGGGCTTTGCCACCTTTGAACTCTTCCTCCACCTGCTAGCCTTGCTGGTCTTCAGCATGCTGGTTGCTCTGCGAGCTGACATGTTCACCCCCACGCTCAGCTGGTGGCTGGTGTTCGTCCCGCTGTTTGCTGCCGACGGCCTCAGCACCTACTTCACGGCCATCGTGTCCATCCGTCTTTACCAGGAGAATGAGAAGCGTCTGGCGGTGCTGCGGCTCCTCTGGGTGCTGACGGTGCTCAGCCTGAAGCTGGTGTGCGAGGTGCTGCTGTGCCAGAAGCTGGCGGAGCAGGAGCAAGCCAGAGACCTGTGGTTTGGCCTCATTGTCTCGCCGCTGttcatcctgctgcagctgctgatgatcCGAGCATGCCGTGTCAACTGA
- the tprn gene encoding taperin, with translation MSGGGEVRVLRQEAGQESPRMPAWKREILERRKAKGGGSGGAGAAETSPSGAGPQRSNGELTGNVNGSSSGPKSDSGASGGSGRNYTITTASQHFTNNKEARPTVAERTASREDDRQESLVLQESLGPLEENPFIKLEKERRRRQDRENSARPVQHILELYGSVPGIRTIRAENIIIIESDPDYFPEAGGPKPGPKWQQNGVSSYSSLNDLLDRRGSAVTEIRAKEVVIYDTTLSKSEENLSTLGRPDQETSSYGTGEGQGRVSRMLQKFDSNYGKLQKKSHSTENLLDLDCSASSRPRLWPKPQPDLVPKPRPGPSVSSPGSSQPSSPVFQSPWSSKPKPQSAVSELGSPQRSTGSPQSVSSFRQRFEESGGRDAAVTPRDEPDRGQTKPTRERDWEGAEVPPKPKVPCSPETLRARAESPSSPISSKVLRSTPDFEIRPSSKPDLTQIPDGDTQARALANLRLQSRNTFTVIPKRHPAASSASGSPTPSSPIKSSPSHRVAEVPTPGVPTSHTPMPTLTPSKKNEEKLQEEKALKTPAWPSKPEPSHSVDTSPEPPLTSESLSPSPALTPAPSSPPAPSSPPSSPALPSSPSSSRLLSDSPAPAPVPSTPSPAPEQPLVDHLPVTNIDDIEVEPPQHVPVPSPMVQRKKGNTFTVVPKRRLEPEAQPSSPELQQEASNEAPPGSTPPQAPYAQLGSLLKKRYPAVEEIEVIGGYLSLAKSCLSKTGSTGKKLKISFNESSLKSTYEYPSESSVWDSGEEDEEDRRDEKVADEQPSMVGRIHIPRPSFTSSPTHTTNSTDLSSYVPKHSVDFSAWQEHKHEDSVYQEDASQQTQITEEVMLTPADSSSLSDYSSEPALYF, from the exons ATGTCTGGCGGAGGAGAGGTACGCGTCCTCCGTCAAGAGGCCGGGCAAGAGAGCCCGAGGATGCCGGCCTGGAAGCGAGAGAtcctggagaggaggaaagcgAAGGGCGGTGGGTCTGGAGGAGCCGGTGCCGCGGAGACAAGTCCCAGTGGTGCGGGCCCACAGCGGTCCAACGGCGAGCTGACGGGAAATGTGaacggcagcagcagcggacCCAAGAGTGACAGCGGAGCGAGCGGCGGGTCCGGGCGGAACTACACCATCACCACAGCCAGCCAGCACTTCACGAACAACAAAGAGGCACGACCGACGGTCGCGGAGAGGACGGCTTCAAGAGAGGACGACAGACAGGAGAGCCTGGTGCTACAGGAAAGCCTGGGCCCGCTGGAGGAGAACCCGTTCATCAAGCTGGAGAAGGAGCGGAGGAGGCGACAGGACCGAGAAAACAGCGCTCGTCCGGTCCAGCACATCCTGGAGCTGTACGGCAGCGTCCCCGGCATACGGACTATCCGCGCAGAGAACATTATCATTATTGAGTCGGATCCGGATTACTTTCCGGAAGCTGGAGGGCCAAAACCCGGGCCAAAATGGCAGCAAAACGGTGTCAGTAGTTATAGCTCTCTGAACGACCTCCTGGACCGGAGAGGGAGTGCTGTTACTGAGATAAGAGCCAAGGAAGTGGTTATTTATGACACCACATTAAGCAAGAGTGAGGAGAACTTGAGCACCCTGGGCCGCCCTGATCAAGAGACCTCGTCATATGGGACAGGTGAGGGTCAAGGCAGGGTTAGTCGGATGCTGCAGAAGTTTGACAGCAACTACGGGAAGCTGCAGAAGAAGTCCCACAGCACAGAGAACCTGCTGGACCTGGATTGTAGTGCCAGCAGCAGGCCAAGACTCTGGCCCAAGCCACAGCCAGATCTGGTGCCAAAGCCCAGGCCAGGCCCGTCGGTCAGCAGCCCGGGCAGCAGCCAGCCATCGTCGCCTGTCTTCCAGAGTCCCTGGTCTTCCAAACCAAAGCCACAGTCAGCTGTCTCTGAGCTGGGCAGCCCCCAGCGCTCCACTGGGTCCCCTCAGTCTGTGTCTTCCTTCCGTCAGCGGTTTGAGGAGAGTGGAGGCCGTGACGCAGCTGTCACCCCCAGAGATGAGCCAGACAGGGGCCAAACCAAGCCCACCAGGGAGAGAGACTGGGAGGGCGCCGAGGTGCCACCCAAACCCAAGGTGCCATGCTCTCCGGAGACCCTTCGTGCCCGTGCCGAGTCCCCCTCAAGCCCCATCTCGTCCAAGGTGTTGCGCTCCACACCTGACTTTGAGATCCGACCCTCCTCAAAGCCTGACCTCACTCAAATTCCTGATGGGGACACCCAGGCACGGGCCCTCGCAAACCTGCGCCTGCAGTCCCGGAACACCTTCACAGTGATCCCCAAGCGCCATCCTGCTGCCTCATCTGCATCAGGCAGCCCGACACCGTCCAGCCCCATCAAGTCTTCCCCCTCCCACAGAGTGGCAGAGGTGCCCACGCCAGGAGTGCCAACCTCCCACACCCCTATGCCCACTTTGACACCCTCTaagaaaaatgaggagaaactgcaggaggagaaggcacTCAAGACACCGGCATGGCCATCCAAGCCTGAACCATCTCACTCTGTTGACACAAGTCCTGAGCCTCCTCTGACCTCAGAATCTTtgtctccatctcctgctcTAACCCCAgctccctcctccccacctgCACCGTCTTCACCCCCCTCTTCTCCAGCTCTCCCGtcttcaccttcctcctctcGGCTTCTCTCAGactctcctgctcctgctcctgtccCTTCCACCCCCTCCCCGGCTCCAGAGCAACCCCTCGTGGATCATCTGCCAGTAACAAACATAGACGACATTGAGGTGGAGCCCCCGCAGCATGTCCCTGTTCCCAGCCCCATGGTGCAGAGGAAAAAGGGGAACACCTTCACTGTGGTGCCTAAACGTAGGTTGGAGCCCGAGGCCCAGCCGAGCTCACCTGAACTCCAGCAGGAAGCCTCAAATGAGGCTCCGCCAGGGTCCACGCCCCCGCAGGCCCCGTACGCTCAGCTGGGCTCCCTCCTGAAGAAACGCTACCCTGCTGTGGAGGAGATTGAGGTCATCGGTGGGTACCTTTCCCTCGCTAAGTCCTGCCTCTCCAAGACGGGCTCCACGGGCAAGAAG ctcaaGATCTCTTTCAACGAGTCGAGTCTCAAGAGCACGTACGAGTATCCGTCGGAGAGCAGCGTGTGGGACAGCggggaggaagacgaggaggacaGGCGAGATGAGAAGGTAGCGGACGAACAGCCAAGCATGGTGGGACGCATCCACATCCCTCGGCCCAGTTTCACCAGCTCGCCCACGCACACGACCAACAGCACCG ACCTTTCCAGCTACGTTCCCAAGCACTCTGTGGACTTCAGTGCCTGGCAGGagcacaaacatgaagacagtgTTTACCAGGAGGACGCCTCCCAACAGACGCAGATCACAGAGGAAGTAATG CTCACCCCGGCAGACAGCTCCTCCCTGTCTGACTACAGCAGCGAACCCGCTCTTTACTTCTGA